The following DNA comes from Actinomycetota bacterium.
TTTTGACTGATGGTGTAATGGGACAGATGATGGAACCCGTAGAATTTCCACCCGAAGTTGATATATTAAAGCTATCACCTAAAGAGTGGGCTACCACTGGAGCAAAAGGTAGAAAAAAGATAATTCTCAAGTCTCTATATCTGGATCCATTGGAATTGGAAAATCATAATTTGCATCTTCAAGAGAAATACAATAGCATGCAAGAAGAGATTAAGTGGGAGGAAATGAATACAAAGGATTGCGATTTGTTGTTGGTTGCTTATGGAACTGCTGCTCGAGTTTCCAAAAAAGCTATTGAAGTAGCTAAAGAAAAAAACCTTTCACTTGGAATTTTCAGACCTATTACACTTTATCCATTTCCGTATATTCAATTAAAAGATGTAATTCAGAATAAAAAAATAAAGAATATTTTAGTTGTGGAGATGAGCATGGGTCAGATGATTGAGGATGTAAAATTAGCTGTTGAGGGTGAAGCTCCAGTTGGATTTTATGGAAGAACGGGTGGAGTAATGCCTAAAGTTGATGAAATAATAGAAAAGGCTGAGAGTATATTAAAAGTAAACACGTTAAAAGGGGTGATGTAGGTGGCTAATGTTAAAAAAGAAAAGGATAAATGTAAAGAAAAAGAAATAAAAACCTTAGAGGATGTTGTAACCCATTACTGCCCGGGTTGTGGACATGGAATAGTTCATAGGTTAGTTGCAGACGCAATAGATAGATTAGGAATAAGGGAAAAGACAATAGGCATTGCACCTATAGGGTGTTCAGTTTTAATTTACAACTATTTAAATTTTGATTTTCAAGAGGTGCCTCACGGAAGAGCTCCAGCAGCAGCAACAGGAATAAAAAGAGCTCAACCAGATAAGGTTGTTTTTACATATCAAGGTGATGGAGATTTAGCATCTATAGGAACAGCCGAGATAGTTCATGCAGCAAATAGAGGTGAGAATATAACTACTATATTTATTAATAATGCAATATACGGAATGACTGGGGGGCAGATGGCTCCTACAACACTCTTAGATCAGAAGACGACAACTTCTCCCTATGGAAGGAATTCAACTTCTACGGGATTTCCACTTAAAGTTTGTGAACTTTTATCTTCATTGGATGGAGTAGCGTATTTAGAAAGAGTTAGTGTTAGCTCACCAAAAAATGTTGTGAAGGCTAAAAGAGTTATTAAACATGCATTTGAAGTTCAACTCGCAAATAAGGGATTTTCACTTGTAGAAGTACTTTCGCAATGTCCAATGAATTGGCATATGAGTCCAATTGATTCTGTAAAATGGGTTGATGATGTTATGTCAAAGACTTTTCCCCTAAAAAAATTCAAAGATACTGAACGGGGCAGGTCTTGACATGGGACATAAAATTTGATTTTAAAACGAAATTTAAGAATACTGAATTTAAAGAAGGGGAAATTAAAAAATGATTCATGAAGCGATATTTGCAGGATTTGGGGGACAAGGTGTTATGCTTATAGGTCAATTATTGTCATATTCTGCAATGAAGGAAGGGAAAAAGGTAACCTGGATGCCATCTTATGGTCCTGAAATGAGAGGTGGAACAGCTAATTGCTCGGTGGTAGTTTCTGATGAAGAAATTGTATCACCAGTAGTGGACAATCCGAATTTAGTTATAGCAATGAATCTCCCTTCATTGGAAAAATTTGGTCCTATGATAAAAGAAGGCGGAACACTTATTATAAATACATCCCTTGTTGATAAGGATTTAAAAAAATATCCTGATAAAGTAGATATATTTAAGATTTCAGCTACAGATAAAGCAACAGAACTTGGTAATAAAATGGCAGCAAATATGGTAGCTTTAGGAGCACTGATTGCAAAAACTGAGATAGTTGACCTTAAAACTCTTAAAGAAAGCTTAAAAGAAGTTCTTAAGGGTAAAAGTGAAGCTATAATAGAGCTGAATAAAAAAGCTCTTAAATTAGGATATGATTTAGCCAAAAAATAATAAGTAGTCAAACCGTAGGGCAAAGCTTTAGCTTTGCATAAAAATCTATTAAAAAATAAAAAATTTATTAGAGGTGAATATGAGGGATTATAAAAAGATAAAAAAGTGGGGGAATGTAACCACAAACCAATGGAGAGATTGGAAATGGCAAATGCAAAATCGAATAACATCTGTTGAGCAGCTAATAGATATAATAGAACTAACTGAGAAGGAAATAGAAGGCATAAATGCATCTTTAAAAAAACTCAGAATGGCTATAACTCCATATTATACTATGCTAATGGATCCATATAATCCAGAATGCCCGGTTAGAAAACAGGCTGTTCCATCACCTTTGGAACTAATACCATCTCCAACAGATATGATAGATCCCTTGGCAGAGGATAGAGATTCACCTGTCTCTCGAATAACACATAGATATCCCGATAGGATTCTCTTTTTAGTTACAGATCAGTGTGGATCATACTGTAGACACTGTACAAGGAGAAGATATGCAGGTAAAACTGATAAAGCAGCAACAGACAAAGAGATAGATATTGCTTTAGATTATATTAGGAATACGCTTACAGTCAGAGATGTTCTGTTGTCTGGTGGTGATCCTCTTACTATGTCAAATGAAAGATTAGAAAAGATACTAATAAAATTAAGAGAAATTCCTCATGTAGAGATTATTAGAATTGGTTCTCGTCTTCCTTGCACTTTACCATATAGAATAACAGAAGAGCTTTGCAATATGTTAAAAAAGTATCATCCTATCTATATCAATACCCATTTCAATCATCCCAAAGAACTAACAGATGAATCAATAAGTGCACTTCAAAAACTTGTTGATTCGGGAATTCCTGTTGGAAATCAGACTGTACTGCTCAGAGGGATCAATGACAATATATCTGTAATGAAGAACCTTTGTCTTGATCTCATGCAAGCTAAGGTGAGACCCTATTATATATATCAATGCGATTTATCAGAAGGAATAGAGCATTTTAGAACAACAGTTGGCAAAGGCATTGAAATTATAGAAGCATTGAGAGGACATATATCAGGATTAGCAGTACCAACCTATGTGATTGATGCTCCAGGTGGAGGGGGTAAAATCCCAGTAAGTCCTCAATATTTAATTTCTATAGGGGATGGCAAGACAATATTAAGAAATTATGAGGGAGCAATATCAGTATATACAGAACCTGAAAAATTAGCTGGAAAAGAAGCGCCATACTATAAATCTAAGAGAGTTTTTGCTCCTGATCAAGGCCCGACCAAACTT
Coding sequences within:
- a CDS encoding 2-oxoglutarate oxidoreductase, whose product is MKTLEDVVTHYCPGCGHGIVHRLVADAIDRLGIREKTIGIAPIGCSVLIYNYLNFDFQEVPHGRAPAAATGIKRAQPDKVVFTYQGDGDLASIGTAEIVHAANRGENITTIFINNAIYGMTGGQMAPTTLLDQKTTTSPYGRNSTSTGFPLKVCELLSSLDGVAYLERVSVSSPKNVVKAKRVIKHAFEVQLANKGFSLVEVLSQCPMNWHMSPIDSVKWVDDVMSKTFPLKKFKDTERGRS
- a CDS encoding 3-methyl-2-oxobutanoate dehydrogenase subunit VorB — its product is MGEKQLFKGNEAIAEAAIRAGCRYYFGYPITPQNEIPEYMSRRMPKIGGVFLQAESEIAAINMVFGAGGSGVRVMTTTSSPGISLMQEGISYLAGAEIPCVIVNVMRGGPGLGGIQPAQSDYFQATKGGGHGDYHCLVLGPSTLQELVEFVFLAFDLADKYRNPVIILTDGVMGQMMEPVEFPPEVDILKLSPKEWATTGAKGRKKIILKSLYLDPLELENHNLHLQEKYNSMQEEIKWEEMNTKDCDLLLVAYGTAARVSKKAIEVAKEKNLSLGIFRPITLYPFPYIQLKDVIQNKKIKNILVVEMSMGQMIEDVKLAVEGEAPVGFYGRTGGVMPKVDEIIEKAESILKVNTLKGVM
- a CDS encoding 2-oxoacid:acceptor oxidoreductase family protein — protein: MIHEAIFAGFGGQGVMLIGQLLSYSAMKEGKKVTWMPSYGPEMRGGTANCSVVVSDEEIVSPVVDNPNLVIAMNLPSLEKFGPMIKEGGTLIINTSLVDKDLKKYPDKVDIFKISATDKATELGNKMAANMVALGALIAKTEIVDLKTLKESLKEVLKGKSEAIIELNKKALKLGYDLAKK
- the ablA gene encoding lysine 2,3-aminomutase, giving the protein MRDYKKIKKWGNVTTNQWRDWKWQMQNRITSVEQLIDIIELTEKEIEGINASLKKLRMAITPYYTMLMDPYNPECPVRKQAVPSPLELIPSPTDMIDPLAEDRDSPVSRITHRYPDRILFLVTDQCGSYCRHCTRRRYAGKTDKAATDKEIDIALDYIRNTLTVRDVLLSGGDPLTMSNERLEKILIKLREIPHVEIIRIGSRLPCTLPYRITEELCNMLKKYHPIYINTHFNHPKELTDESISALQKLVDSGIPVGNQTVLLRGINDNISVMKNLCLDLMQAKVRPYYIYQCDLSEGIEHFRTTVGKGIEIIEALRGHISGLAVPTYVIDAPGGGGKIPVSPQYLISIGDGKTILRNYEGAISVYTEPEKLAGKEAPYYKSKRVFAPDQGPTKLISSKGVSMWPGRVTYYRKKDEEIKPEWLKNKEKRKLNNKEEL